A portion of the Ascaphus truei isolate aAscTru1 chromosome 14, aAscTru1.hap1, whole genome shotgun sequence genome contains these proteins:
- the RNF228 gene encoding RING finger protein 228 gives MTWISQCEERRTSMAGDQVSSPGSDLTLSYEEYECKICYNYFDLDRRAPMLLECLHTFCQECLSTLHRREDRPWRLPCPICRHRTVVPDSRVNALPINTKVAEAFPLYVRIDDPLPQDVLPPLPFHQQRGLHYHHNPELRYALPPGQEGVLAATAATRGQVSFSGLSQPQSVGASSPGTGYERCQSCKRAVLRISCVCVVFSFLAMVVLLFAGLVFVNRYSGAPAPSPAGPICLSVASVLALFSVVVTWVICWLKYRPEAVEGSRGTSGRRDT, from the coding sequence ATGACATGGATATCTCAGTGTGAGGAGCGGAGAACCAGCATGGCAGGAGATCAGGTCAGTAGCCCGGGCTCAGATCTGACCCTGTCCTATGAGGAGTATGAGTGCAAGATTTGTTACAATTACTTTGACCTGGACAGGAGAGCCCCTATGTTGCTGGAATGTCTGCACACCTTTTGCCAGGAGTGCCTGAGCACCCTGCACCGCAGGGAGGACCGTCCATGGCGCCTCCCCTGCCCGATCTGCCGGCACCGCACAGTGGTACCAGACTCCCGGGTGAATGCCTTGCCCATTAACACCAAGGTGGCCGAAGCTTTCCCCCTCTATGTGCGGATTGATGACCCTCTGCCCCAGGACGTCCTGCCCCCTCTTCCTTTCCATCAACAACGTGGGCTTCATTACCACCACAACCCCGAGCTGCGCTATGCTTTGCCGCCGGGACAAGAGGGTGTGTTGGCGGCCACCGCAGCAACTCGAGGCCAGGTATCCTTTTCGGGCCTAAGTCAACCTCAGTCTGTGGGTGCGTCATCCCCAGGAACAGGCTACGAGAGGTGCCAGAGTTGCAAAAGGGCCGTCCTGAGGATTAGCTGCGTCTGTGTGGTCTTCTCCTTTTTGGCCATGGTGGTTCTGCTCTTTGCTGGCCTGGTCTTCGTGAACCGCTACAGCGGGGCCCCGGCACCCTCCCCCGCAGGGCCCATCTGCCTGTCAGTGGCCAGTGTACTTGCCCTCTTCTCGGTGGTAGTCACCTGGGTTATCTGTTGGCTCAAGTACAGGCCAGAGgccgtggaggggagcaggggaacATCAGGGCGAAGAGACACTTGA